The Corynebacterium camporealensis genome contains a region encoding:
- the gcvT gene encoding glycine cleavage system aminomethyltransferase GcvT, which yields MSELLTSPLNAEHEKLGATFTAFGPWNMPLKYDNELEEHRAVRNAAGIFDLSHMGEIWVKGPDAGKFLSYSFISNLEPLKVGKAKYSMIAAEDGGIIDDLISYRFEDEKFLVVPNAGNAEIVWEELNKRAEGFDVELENESRDVAMIAVQGPKAAEILVPLVEDNKQEDVHELGYYAATMAKVARTFAIVARTGYTGEDGFEIIVYNADAPALWEELLKAGEEYDLRPCGLAARDSLRLEAGMPLYGNELSRDITPVEAGMARAFAKKEADFVGADVMRKRAEEGPQVAITGLTSDQRRAARAGAEVYVGDTKVGTVTSGQPSPTLGHPVAIALLDTSAELSDGDAVEVDIRGKRYPFTVTAMPFYKRER from the coding sequence GCTACCTTTACCGCCTTCGGTCCGTGGAATATGCCGCTGAAGTACGACAACGAGCTCGAAGAGCACCGCGCCGTGCGCAACGCTGCCGGTATTTTCGACCTGTCGCACATGGGCGAAATCTGGGTCAAGGGCCCGGATGCCGGCAAGTTCTTGTCCTATTCCTTCATCTCCAACCTGGAGCCGCTGAAGGTGGGCAAGGCGAAGTACTCCATGATTGCTGCAGAAGATGGCGGCATCATCGATGACCTGATTTCCTACCGCTTCGAAGACGAGAAGTTCCTCGTCGTGCCGAATGCAGGCAATGCGGAGATTGTGTGGGAAGAGCTCAACAAGCGCGCTGAGGGCTTCGACGTGGAGCTGGAAAATGAGTCCCGCGACGTTGCCATGATTGCTGTGCAGGGCCCGAAGGCTGCAGAAATCCTGGTCCCGCTGGTTGAGGACAACAAGCAGGAAGACGTCCACGAGCTCGGTTACTACGCCGCCACCATGGCTAAAGTCGCTCGTACCTTCGCCATCGTTGCTCGTACCGGCTACACCGGCGAGGATGGCTTCGAGATCATCGTCTACAACGCCGATGCCCCAGCGCTCTGGGAAGAACTGCTCAAGGCTGGCGAAGAATACGACCTGCGCCCGTGTGGTCTGGCTGCACGCGACTCGCTGCGCCTGGAAGCTGGCATGCCACTGTATGGCAACGAGCTCTCCCGCGATATCACCCCAGTCGAGGCAGGCATGGCACGTGCCTTTGCCAAGAAGGAAGCTGACTTCGTCGGTGCTGACGTCATGCGCAAGCGCGCCGAGGAAGGCCCGCAGGTCGCTATCACCGGCCTGACCTCCGACCAGCGTCGTGCTGCTCGTGCGGGTGCTGAGGTCTACGTCGGCGATACCAAGGTCGGCACCGTCACCTCGGGTCAGCCCTCGCCCACCCTGGGCCACCCGGTCGCGATTGCGCTGCTGGATACCTCCGCAGAGCTTTCCGATGGCGACGCCGTCGAGGTGGACATCCGCGGCAAGCGCTACCCCTTCACCGTAACCGCAATGCCGTTCTACAAGCGCGAGCGCTAA
- the gcvH gene encoding glycine cleavage system protein GcvH produces the protein MSNLPADFSYSEDHEWINAPADKVEGETVRIGITSVAADRLGEVVFAELPEVGDDVTAGETCGEVESTKSVSDLYSPVTGTVTAVNDAVHDDYATINNDPFGEGWLFEVEVSEAGELQTAEEYAAANGVN, from the coding sequence ATGTCTAACCTTCCTGCAGATTTTTCCTACTCCGAAGATCACGAGTGGATCAACGCCCCGGCCGACAAGGTCGAAGGCGAAACCGTCCGCATTGGTATCACCTCTGTTGCTGCTGACCGCCTGGGCGAGGTCGTCTTCGCCGAGCTGCCGGAGGTAGGCGACGACGTCACCGCTGGCGAGACCTGTGGTGAGGTCGAGTCCACCAAGTCCGTCTCCGACCTCTACAGCCCAGTCACCGGCACCGTGACTGCCGTCAACGACGCTGTGCACGATGACTACGCCACCATCAACAACGATCCTTTCGGCGAAGGCTGGCTCTTCGAGGTCGAGGTCTCCGAAGCTGGCGAGCTGCAGACCGCTGAAGAATACGCTGCTGCCAACGGCGTGAACTAG
- the lipB gene encoding lipoyl(octanoyl) transferase LipB translates to MTAPREPFFPAERSIRASEEPFEVRYLGRMDYQEAWDLQADIAKQRAAGDVNDVVLVVEHPNIYTAGKRTLDSDRPTNGLPVIDVDRGGRITWHGEGQLVVYPIIKLAEPVDVVDYVRRLEEAIIHTVRQMGVASAGRIDGRSGVWVPSTTEPKDSAAPHRDRKIAALGIRITRGVTMHGLALNCDNTLEYYDHIVACGIDDADVTTLSLELGKDVTIDDATQPLLQALDDALSGRMVVADHTFGSAPDPGKAAAEQARAARKARGE, encoded by the coding sequence ATGACCGCACCACGCGAACCATTTTTCCCCGCCGAACGCTCCATCCGTGCCTCCGAAGAACCCTTCGAAGTCAGGTATTTAGGCCGGATGGATTATCAAGAGGCGTGGGATCTGCAGGCGGACATCGCAAAGCAGCGCGCCGCAGGTGACGTCAATGATGTGGTGCTGGTGGTCGAGCACCCCAACATCTACACCGCGGGCAAGCGCACCTTGGACTCGGACCGTCCAACCAACGGGCTGCCAGTCATTGATGTCGACCGCGGCGGGCGCATTACCTGGCACGGTGAGGGCCAACTGGTGGTCTATCCGATTATTAAGCTGGCAGAACCTGTCGATGTTGTCGATTACGTGCGCCGCCTGGAAGAAGCCATCATCCACACCGTGCGTCAGATGGGCGTTGCCTCTGCGGGCCGCATCGATGGCCGCTCGGGCGTGTGGGTGCCGTCGACTACTGAACCGAAGGACTCGGCCGCACCGCACCGCGACCGCAAGATTGCCGCATTGGGTATTCGCATTACCCGCGGGGTGACCATGCATGGTCTGGCGCTGAACTGCGATAACACGCTGGAATACTATGACCACATTGTCGCCTGCGGCATTGATGATGCGGACGTGACCACCCTGTCGCTGGAGCTGGGCAAGGATGTCACCATCGACGATGCCACGCAGCCGCTGCTGCAAGCGCTTGACGATGCCCTCTCTGGCCGCATGGTGGTTGCCGATCACACCTTTGGTTCCGCGCCAGATCCCGGAAAAGCAGCCGCTGAGCAGGCCCGTGCAGCCCGTAAAGCACGTGGCGAATAA
- the lipA gene encoding lipoyl synthase produces the protein MLRIEKKNAESPIEQKPRWIRNQVRTGPGYEDMKSRVSGASLHTVCQEAGCPNIHECWESREATFLIGGDKCTRRCDFCDIATGKPEPLDRDEPRRVAENIREMDLNYTTITGVTRDDLPDEGAWLYAEIVRKIHELNPHTGVENLTPDFSGKPDLLEEVFEARPEVFAHNLETVPRIFKRIRPAFRYERSLDVIRQAHEYGLITKSNLILGMGETAEEIEEALRDLREVGCDIITITQYLRPGPRFHPIERWVRPEEFVEHSKLAKELGFGGVMSGPLVRSSYRAGRLYVQAMEARGLELPDHLKHLAETSKGATAQEASTLLDKYGPSEETPVTTRMAKTPANANSAAATVR, from the coding sequence ATGCTCCGCATTGAAAAGAAGAATGCGGAATCCCCCATCGAACAGAAGCCGCGCTGGATTCGTAACCAGGTGCGCACTGGCCCCGGCTATGAGGATATGAAGTCGCGTGTGTCCGGCGCTTCGCTGCACACCGTGTGCCAGGAGGCGGGCTGCCCCAACATCCACGAGTGCTGGGAATCCCGTGAGGCCACCTTCCTCATCGGCGGTGACAAGTGCACCCGTCGTTGCGACTTCTGCGATATCGCTACCGGTAAGCCGGAGCCACTCGACCGCGATGAGCCGCGCCGTGTGGCTGAGAACATCCGCGAGATGGATCTGAACTACACCACCATTACTGGTGTTACCCGTGACGATCTGCCGGATGAGGGCGCGTGGCTGTATGCGGAAATCGTGCGCAAGATTCACGAGCTCAACCCGCACACCGGTGTCGAGAACCTCACCCCGGACTTCTCCGGTAAGCCGGACCTGTTAGAAGAGGTCTTTGAGGCCCGCCCGGAGGTCTTCGCGCACAACCTGGAAACCGTGCCGCGTATTTTCAAGCGCATCCGCCCGGCCTTCCGCTACGAGCGCTCCCTGGACGTTATCCGCCAGGCCCACGAGTACGGTCTGATTACCAAGTCCAACCTGATTCTGGGCATGGGTGAAACCGCAGAAGAAATCGAAGAGGCCCTGCGCGACCTGCGTGAGGTCGGCTGCGACATCATCACCATTACCCAGTACCTGCGCCCGGGCCCGCGCTTCCACCCGATTGAGCGCTGGGTGCGCCCAGAGGAGTTCGTGGAGCACTCCAAGCTGGCTAAGGAGCTCGGCTTCGGCGGCGTTATGTCTGGCCCGCTGGTGCGTTCTTCCTACCGCGCTGGTCGTCTTTACGTCCAGGCTATGGAAGCCCGCGGTCTGGAACTGCCGGATCACCTCAAGCACCTGGCGGAAACCTCCAAGGGCGCTACCGCTCAGGAAGCTTCCACCCTGCTGGATAAGTACGGTCCTTCGGAAGAAACTCCGGTGACCACCCGCATGGCGAAGACTCCGGCTAACGCCAACTCGGCTGCTGCCACCGTTCGCTAA
- a CDS encoding DUF4191 domain-containing protein, which produces MAQTDKAALKAAKKQERAQKREKRKQTRSQMWQAFQMQRKQDKALIPLMLLAFLGIGLLFFLIGLLFNGQWFMLILGLGIGAVVAMFIFTRRLERDMYKQVEDQPGAGGWALEQQLRNTMGVVWKVKTAVAATRQQDIVHRVIGNPGVVLVTEGNHKRVQPTVNQMKKRIDKLAAGVPIYEVHVGKGEGEVPVGKLRNHIMRMPRNFNKNETYANIRKIEAMDSMPGSMPGMPKGPIPKQAQNMAGMNRRMRRMQERKK; this is translated from the coding sequence ATGGCACAAACTGATAAGGCAGCTCTCAAGGCTGCAAAGAAGCAAGAGCGCGCACAGAAGCGCGAAAAGCGGAAGCAGACCCGTTCACAGATGTGGCAGGCCTTCCAGATGCAGCGCAAGCAGGATAAGGCGCTTATCCCGCTGATGCTGCTGGCCTTCTTGGGCATTGGCCTGCTGTTCTTCCTTATCGGCCTGCTGTTTAACGGCCAGTGGTTCATGCTCATCCTCGGCCTGGGTATCGGTGCCGTGGTGGCCATGTTCATCTTCACCCGTCGCCTCGAGCGCGATATGTACAAGCAGGTTGAAGACCAGCCTGGTGCTGGCGGCTGGGCACTGGAGCAGCAGCTGCGCAACACCATGGGTGTGGTCTGGAAGGTCAAGACCGCTGTGGCTGCGACCCGTCAGCAGGACATCGTCCACCGCGTGATCGGTAACCCGGGTGTTGTTCTGGTGACCGAGGGCAACCACAAGCGCGTGCAGCCGACGGTCAACCAGATGAAAAAGCGCATCGATAAGCTTGCTGCCGGCGTGCCGATTTACGAGGTGCACGTAGGCAAGGGCGAGGGCGAAGTACCCGTCGGCAAGCTGCGCAACCACATCATGCGCATGCCGCGTAACTTCAACAAGAACGAAACCTATGCCAACATCCGCAAGATTGAGGCCATGGATTCTATGCCAGGTTCCATGCCAGGCATGCCGAAGGGCCCAATACCCAAGCAGGCACAAAACATGGCTGGCATGAACCGTCGCATGCGCCGCATGCAGGAGCGTAAGAAGTAA
- a CDS encoding RDD family protein: MEEKRTWLDGPNIPGEFDDSEGPGKWPGEKLGLPENGSGSLAPVARRAVAVLIDWLLCMLAANLIETFTGAFGGIAFLGYALWVALGIISGWLFARTPGMAVLGMGVARLDAPGERVGLWRAALRTVLTGFLFPAAMVDTDGRGIHDRATGTVVIRA, encoded by the coding sequence ATGGAAGAAAAGCGCACATGGCTGGATGGACCCAACATCCCCGGCGAGTTTGATGATTCCGAAGGCCCCGGCAAGTGGCCCGGCGAGAAGCTTGGCCTCCCCGAAAACGGATCCGGCTCCCTTGCTCCTGTGGCACGTCGTGCCGTAGCCGTTCTTATCGACTGGCTGCTGTGCATGCTGGCAGCCAACCTCATTGAAACCTTCACCGGTGCCTTCGGCGGCATCGCCTTCCTGGGCTACGCCCTGTGGGTTGCCCTGGGTATCATCAGCGGCTGGCTGTTCGCCCGCACCCCAGGCATGGCAGTCCTCGGCATGGGCGTTGCCCGCCTGGACGCCCCGGGCGAGCGCGTTGGCCTTTGGCGCGCTGCACTGCGCACCGTGCTCACCGGCTTCCTCTTCCCAGCAGCCATGGTCGATACCGACGGCCGCGGCATCCACGACCGCGCAACCGGTACGGTCGTCATCCGCGCGTAA